The Siansivirga zeaxanthinifaciens CC-SAMT-1 region AGTATATGCCAAATATGTATGAGCCATTGGCCTATGAAACATATTCTGAAGCTGAAATTTTTAAAGGTGGATTAGAAGCACAATTACCAGCCGAAGGTTCTGTTGCCAGAGGATTTATTCCTTTTGATATTGAAAATTCTACTGAAGGTTATGCCTTAGCTAAAGAAACACTTAAAAGCCCAATAGACTCTACTCAGGTAGATTTAGACAAAGGAAAAGCGATGTATGAAATTTATTGTGCTATTTGTCATGGTAATAAAGGCGATGGTCAAGGAAACTTGGTAAAGCGTGAAAAAATATTAGGTATACCAAGCTACGATGATGCTGGAAGAGCCATTAACGAAGGAAGTATTTACCATACCATTTATTACGGTAAAAATGCAATGGGTTCTTATGCAAATCAAATTAACGAAGAAGAGCGCTGGCAAGTAGTTTCATATGTATTGAAATTAAAGGCAGATTTAGAAAAGTAAGATAGATAAGATTATTATAGATATGTATACATTTTCAAATAAATTAAAGACATTTTCTTTCATCCTGATTATTCTTGGTGTATTAGGTGTTGGATATGGTTTTATGACATCTCATAAATCTTTAGAAGAAGTAAAAACCATGATAGCTGAAGAATCTGCACACCACGGTGGAGGACATGCATCTGAAGCAACTCATGCAACAGCAGATTCGCATGGTGAAGCAGCTCATTCAGAAAATGCGCACGGAGCCGAAGCAGATCATGATGCTCATGCACTTCATGTACAACATCAAATAGCAAACAGACCATGGTCTGCGTTATACGTAGCAGCCTTTTTCTTCATGATGATAGGTTTAGGTATTTTAGCTTTTTATGCGATTCAAATAGCATCTCAAGCTGGATGGTCTCCAGTACTTTTTAGAGTTATGGAAGCTATTACTGCTTACGTTTTACCAGGAGCTCTTATTGTATTAGCTATAGCAGTAGCATCTGGAACCATAGGTCATTATAATTTATTTATATGGATGGATCCTGAAGTTGTAGCTGAAGATAAATTAATTCAAGGAAAACAAGGTTGGTTAAATTTACCTTGGTTTGCTATTAGAGGTTTAATTTTTATTGCTGGATGGAGTTTATACCGTCACTTTGCACGTAAATTCTCTATCGCTCAAGATACAGCCGAAGACACCAGTAATTTCAAAAAATCATTTAGAATTGCTGCTGCATTCTTAGTATTCTTTATCTATACCGAATCTATGATGTCTTGGGATTGGATAATGAGTGTAGATCCACACTGGTTCTCTACTTTGTTTGGATGGTATGTGTTTGCAAGTATGTTTGTAAGTGGAATTACAGTTTTAGC contains the following coding sequences:
- a CDS encoding c-type cytochrome, which gives rise to MKSLIKILVIAVIFVAVSCKKDSAPNYQYMPNMYEPLAYETYSEAEIFKGGLEAQLPAEGSVARGFIPFDIENSTEGYALAKETLKSPIDSTQVDLDKGKAMYEIYCAICHGNKGDGQGNLVKREKILGIPSYDDAGRAINEGSIYHTIYYGKNAMGSYANQINEEERWQVVSYVLKLKADLEK